The proteins below are encoded in one region of Corynebacterium sphenisci DSM 44792:
- a CDS encoding lipid II flippase MurJ: MGPVSDPDPSPAPAGQRDRIRRPAPPAPVPAARAPRPAQPAPDLSRPPTGGRTAVAEVAAGEAGGDGRASDAEVMRSTGSMAVATLISRITGFLRNTLIGITLGPAVASAFNVANTLPNLITEIVLGAVLTSLVVPVLVRAEREDPDRGEAFIRRLLTVALTLLGVVTVAAVAAAPVLTRVNLDADGEVNVVMSTAFAFLLLPQIIFYGVFALLMAVLNTKGVFKPGAWAPVANNVVAIATLLLYWALPGRLDPDRAVPVTDPQVLLLGLGTTLGVVVQAVILVPPLLRAGVNLRPLWGIDARIRQFAGMGVAIVAYVAISQSGYIVTTRIASLADAAAPTIYQQSWLLLQVPYGIIGVTLLTAIMPRLSRNASEGDDAAVVRDLAVGSKLTMLALIPVVVFFTVFGRQIANALFAYGRFPAEVADILGWTLSFSSFTLIPYALVLLHLRVFYAREEAWTPTFIIFGITVVKVLLSLLAPLVAAKPQLTVVLLGAANGFGFVAGAVIGVVLLHRTLGPLRGGEVLRTCLWAAGASAVGAPVAFVVEHLLGGPLGGFGSAGYVLRTAVAGVVFLGVTGVVLMRAPLPEVRTIAAALGRMPGLSRLAPAAEEAPEEVTEAVAAGAAGDAAALGADGVLASPLLPPMPTEAARPPRFVPGEMIRGGRFRLISAEGARPGMRFWRAMDNSGAGRREVGLVFVDAGRLPHPGITSAAAAQAMISAARGLGELAGPGLAEVTEVIPGRTEFIVVAEWIPGAALAAVASDRLNPEAAALAAAGLFDAVARAGEAGAALGLDGAERLRVSVDGTLTLAFPAPGVDADPAADRAAAARVLEGLLDDCAAPTRAIRAAAAEAGEADPATTADRLREAAWAGSADGLSVEPEEARTTGTGRALAPARGTSRRRLWGIGGVAVGLVLVAALVATAVFAVLNRSEEAPLTPDSVRRGPGAVEDAVAQTATITSVAEWQPPNDDPLAGPDNPEAAPLAADGDPATAWSSSVYAAQFDPSPAGFKPGIGLLLEFKGPVRPGGVEILGSPGATVQILAIDSPDPVDVATLPLLGEAVLGEGRTAIPVRGAPASAHLLVWVSALPMPDAARINEITVTRK, from the coding sequence ATGGGGCCCGTGAGCGATCCCGACCCCAGCCCCGCCCCCGCCGGGCAGCGCGACCGCATCCGGCGGCCCGCGCCGCCGGCGCCGGTGCCCGCCGCGCGCGCCCCGCGCCCGGCGCAGCCGGCGCCCGACCTGAGCCGGCCGCCCACCGGCGGCCGCACCGCGGTCGCCGAGGTCGCCGCCGGCGAGGCCGGGGGCGACGGGCGGGCCAGCGACGCGGAGGTGATGCGCTCCACCGGCTCGATGGCGGTGGCCACCCTGATCTCCCGGATCACCGGCTTCCTGCGCAACACGCTCATCGGGATCACCCTCGGCCCGGCGGTGGCCTCGGCCTTCAACGTGGCGAACACGCTGCCGAACCTGATCACCGAGATCGTGCTCGGCGCGGTGCTGACCTCCCTGGTGGTGCCGGTGCTGGTGCGCGCGGAACGGGAGGACCCGGACCGCGGGGAGGCGTTCATCCGCCGGCTGCTCACCGTGGCGCTGACCCTGCTCGGCGTGGTCACCGTCGCCGCGGTGGCCGCCGCCCCGGTGCTCACCCGGGTGAACCTGGACGCCGATGGCGAGGTCAACGTGGTGATGTCCACCGCCTTCGCCTTCCTGCTGCTGCCCCAGATCATCTTCTACGGGGTGTTCGCGCTGCTCATGGCGGTGCTCAACACCAAGGGGGTGTTCAAGCCGGGGGCCTGGGCGCCGGTGGCCAACAACGTCGTCGCCATCGCCACCCTGCTGCTGTACTGGGCGCTGCCCGGCCGGCTGGACCCGGACCGGGCGGTGCCGGTGACCGATCCGCAGGTGCTGCTGCTGGGCCTGGGCACCACCCTGGGCGTGGTGGTGCAGGCGGTGATCCTGGTGCCGCCGCTGCTGCGCGCCGGGGTGAACCTGCGCCCCCTGTGGGGCATCGACGCCCGGATCCGGCAATTCGCCGGGATGGGCGTGGCCATCGTCGCCTATGTCGCAATCAGCCAGTCCGGCTACATCGTGACCACCCGGATCGCCTCCCTGGCCGATGCCGCGGCGCCGACCATCTACCAGCAGTCCTGGCTGCTGCTGCAGGTGCCCTACGGGATCATCGGGGTGACCCTGCTCACCGCGATCATGCCGCGGCTGTCCCGCAACGCCTCCGAGGGCGATGACGCCGCGGTGGTCCGCGACCTGGCGGTGGGCTCCAAGCTGACCATGCTGGCGCTCATCCCGGTGGTGGTCTTCTTCACCGTCTTCGGCCGCCAGATCGCCAACGCCCTCTTCGCCTACGGCCGCTTCCCCGCCGAGGTCGCGGACATCCTCGGCTGGACCCTGTCCTTCTCCTCCTTCACCCTGATCCCCTATGCGCTGGTGCTGCTGCACCTGCGCGTCTTCTACGCCCGGGAGGAGGCGTGGACCCCGACCTTCATCATCTTCGGGATCACCGTGGTGAAGGTGCTGCTCAGCCTGCTCGCCCCCCTGGTGGCGGCGAAACCCCAGCTCACCGTGGTGCTGCTGGGCGCGGCCAACGGGTTCGGCTTCGTCGCCGGGGCGGTGATCGGGGTGGTGCTGCTGCACCGCACCCTGGGCCCGCTGCGCGGCGGGGAGGTGCTGCGCACCTGCCTGTGGGCGGCCGGGGCCTCCGCGGTCGGCGCCCCGGTGGCCTTCGTCGTGGAGCATCTCCTCGGCGGGCCGCTGGGCGGGTTCGGCTCCGCCGGCTACGTGCTGCGCACCGCGGTGGCCGGGGTGGTCTTCCTGGGGGTCACCGGGGTGGTGCTGATGCGCGCCCCGCTGCCGGAGGTGCGCACCATCGCCGCGGCGCTGGGCCGGATGCCGGGGCTGTCCCGGCTGGCCCCGGCCGCCGAGGAGGCGCCGGAGGAGGTCACCGAGGCGGTGGCCGCGGGCGCGGCCGGGGACGCCGCCGCGCTCGGCGCGGACGGGGTGCTGGCCTCCCCGCTGCTGCCGCCGATGCCCACCGAGGCCGCCCGGCCGCCCCGGTTCGTGCCGGGGGAGATGATCCGCGGCGGCCGGTTCCGGCTGATCTCCGCCGAGGGGGCCCGGCCCGGGATGCGCTTCTGGCGGGCCATGGACAACTCCGGGGCCGGCCGCCGCGAGGTGGGCCTGGTCTTCGTCGACGCCGGCCGGCTGCCGCATCCGGGGATCACCTCCGCGGCGGCGGCGCAGGCGATGATCTCCGCCGCCCGCGGCCTCGGCGAGCTCGCCGGGCCCGGCCTGGCGGAGGTGACCGAGGTCATCCCCGGGCGCACCGAGTTCATCGTGGTCGCCGAGTGGATCCCCGGGGCGGCGCTGGCCGCGGTGGCCTCCGACCGGCTCAACCCGGAGGCCGCGGCGCTGGCCGCCGCCGGGCTCTTCGACGCGGTGGCCCGCGCCGGCGAAGCCGGGGCGGCGCTCGGCCTGGACGGGGCCGAACGGCTGCGGGTCAGCGTCGACGGCACCCTCACCCTCGCCTTCCCCGCCCCCGGGGTGGACGCCGACCCGGCCGCGGACCGGGCCGCCGCGGCACGGGTGCTCGAGGGGCTGCTCGACGACTGCGCGGCGCCGACCCGCGCGATCCGGGCCGCCGCGGCCGAGGCCGGGGAAGCCGATCCGGCGACCACCGCGGACCGGCTGCGCGAGGCCGCCTGGGCCGGGTCGGCGGACGGGCTGAGCGTGGAACCGGAGGAGGCGCGCACCACCGGCACCGGGCGCGCCCTGGCCCCGGCCCGGGGCACCTCCCGGCGCCGGCTGTGGGGCATCGGCGGGGTGGCGGTCGGCCTGGTGCTGGTCGCCGCCCTGGTCGCCACCGCGGTGTTCGCGGTGCTCAACCGCAGCGAGGAGGCGCCGCTGACCCCCGATTCGGTGCGCCGCGGGCCCGGCGCGGTGGAGGACGCGGTCGCCCAGACCGCGACCATCACCTCGGTGGCGGAATGGCAGCCGCCGAACGACGATCCGCTGGCCGGGCCGGACAACCCGGAGGCCGCCCCGCTGGCGGCGGACGGGGATCCGGCCACCGCCTGGTCCAGCTCCGTCTACGCCGCCCAGTTCGATCCCTCCCCGGCCGGGTTCAAGCCCGGGATCGGGCTGCTGCTGGAGTTCAAGGGCCCGGTGCGCCCCGGTGGCGTGGAGATCCTCGGCTCACCGGGGGCGACCGTGCAGATCCTGGCGATCGACTCCCCGGACCCGGTGGACG